The Enhydrobacter sp. sequence TTTGCTCGGGATGACACGATACTGGGCGTCTGCTCTTGTTTCTCGTTAGTAGCGCGCTCCTCTGACCGCTCATCGGAGCGCGCCACTCCGGTGGCGCTCATACGCCTCGAGGCTATCGAGCCCGCACGAGCCGTCCCGGCCGCTCGCCGGTCAGCTCGTCGTCATGCACTGTCTCGACGCCGGCGACGAAGGTATGACGATAACCCGAGGCGCACTGGATCAGGCGGCGGCCGCCAGCGGGGAGGTCGTAGACGACCTCGGGCCGCTCGAGCTGCAGGGCATCGAAGTCGATCACGTTGATGTCGGCCTTGCAGCCCGGCGCCAGCAGCCCGCGATCGTGCAGGCCGTAGGCTTCGGCCGTGCCGCGGGTTTGCTTGGCGACCAGGAATTCCAGCGGCAGGGTCGGCCCGCGCTTGCGGTCGCGGCCCCACAGCGTGAGCAGCGAGGTCGGCGAGGAGGCGTCGCAGATGACACCGACATGCGCGCCGCCGTCAGCCACGCCCAGGACCGTCGCAGAATCGGTGATCATCTCGTGCACCACGTCGAGGCTGCCATAGGCGTAATTCTCGAAGGGCAACATCAGCAAGCCTTTGCCTTCCTGCGCCATCAGCACATCGAGCGCGACCGCCTGCGGCGTACGGCCGGTGCGCTGCGCGACCGCCGCCACCGAGTTCCGCGCCTCCGGCTCATAGTCCGGCCGGTCGCCGACCGGGAACATCTTGTGGAATGACTCTCCCATGAAGGCTGGTCCGGCGCCGCCGCTGCGTGGCTCGAGCAGGCGTGTGCGCAGCGCCGCGTCGCCGGCCAGGCGGGCGTAGCGTTCGGTCGGGGCGAAGTCGCGCAGCTCGCGCCACACGGGATGGGCGACGAAAGGATTGACCGTCGTCTCGAGGCCCATGATCACGCCGATCGGCCGCGAGCCGACCTGCGCATTGGCGGCCCGGCCGGCGCGCCGCACGCTGTGAACCTGGTCCAGCGTCTCACGCCAGAGCTTGGGTTGCGCATCGACCTGCACCAGCAGGACGGAGAGCGGCCGGCCGGCGAGCGCCGCCGCGGCGCTGAGCGCCTCGAACTCGCCGGGCCCGAAGTCGGAATTGACCTGCAGGACGCCACGGCCTGCCCGCTTCATTCCCTCGGCCAGCGCGAGCAGCTCGGCCTCGCGCGCCGAAAGTGACGGCGTGAAGCGGCCGTCGCGCGCCTTGTGCTTGGTGGTGCGCGAGGTGGTGACGCCGAGTGCGCCCGCCTGCAGCGCTTCGGCGGTGAGCCGCGTCATCTCCTCCCGCTCGCGCTCGCCCGGCGCTTCGGCATGATCGGCGCCGCGCTCGCCCATGACATAGAAGCGCAGCGCACCATGCGGGAGCTGCGCCGCCACGTCGACCGCGCGCGGCATCGCCTCCAGCGCATCGAGATATTGCGGAAAGGATTCCCAGTCGAACTTGACGCCCTCGCTCAGCACGGTGCCGGGAATGTCCTCGACGCCCTCCATCAGGTTGATGAGATAGGCCGACTTGCCGCGCCGCACCGGCGCGAAGCCCACGCCGCAATTGCCGAACACCGTCGTCGTGACGCCGTGCCAGGAGGAAGGTGTGACGAACGGATCCCAGGTCGCCTGACCATCGTAGTGGGTGTGGATGTCGACGAAGCCCGGTGCGACGATCAGCCCGCCGGCATCGATCTCGCGCTTGCCGGCGCCGAGCTTCGGCCCAACGGCGGCGACTCGGCCGCCCTGCACTGCAACATCGGCGATCCGGCGCGGCGCGCCCGAGCCATCGATCACGGTTCCGTTTCGGATGACGAGGTCATGCATGGCGCAAGGATAGGCCGAGGCCACGGGCCCGGTCTATGTTCTGCGGCCCGCGAGCCATCCCATTGGGGAGAACGACCCTTGCAAAGACCGCTGCTCTTCACGCCCCTCAAGCTACGGAGCGTCACCGCACCCAACCGCGCCGTCGTTTCGCCCATGGTCCAGTATCGGGCTGTCAATGGACAGGTGAACGACTACCATCTGGTCCACCTCGGCAAATTCGCGTTGGGCGGTTTCGGCATCGTCTTCACCGAGAACTGCGCCGTCGAGCCGCGGGGACGCGTGACGCAAGGCGATCTCGGGATGTGGGACGACAGCCAGATCGAAAGCCATCGTCGACTGACTCGGTTCCTGAAGCAGGAAGGGGCGCTCGCCGCCACCCAGATCACCCATTCCGGCCGCAAGGGCTCGACGCCACGCTCGTTCGACAGGCCGGGCCAGCTCGGGCCGGAGGGCGCCGGCTGGCAGCGCTGGCAGGTCGTCGGTCCGTCGGAACTGCCGGCTGGCGAGGGCTACCCAACACCCAAACAGCTTTCCGAGGCAGAAATCGACGACATCGTGCGGAAGTTCGGTGAAGCCGCCAGGCGGGCCGATGTGGCCGGCTACGACGTGATCGAGGTCCATGGCGCGCACGGCTATCTGCTGGCGCAGTTCCTCTCGCCCGTCAGCAACAAGCGCAACGACCAGTATGGCGGCGACCGCGCCGGCCGCATGCGCTTTCCGCTCGCCGTGGCGCGCGCCGTGCGCGCCAACTGGCCGGAGCACAAGCCGATGTTCATCCGTGTGTCGGCAGTCGATGGCGCCGGCGGCTGGGACGTCGAGGACTCGGTCGCTTATGCCAGGGAGCTGAAGGCGCTGGGCGTCGACGTGGTCGACACCTCGTCGGGCGGCCTGACAGGGCTTTCGACGGCGCTGCCGGTGAAGCGCACGCCAGGCTTTCAGGTGCCGTTCGCCGCCGCCATCAAGCGCGGCGCCGGCATTTCCACCATGGCGGTCGGCCTCATCCTCGACGGCCCGCAGGCCGAGGCTATCCTGCAGGCGGGCGACGCCGACCTGATCGCGATCGGTCGCCAGGCGCTTTACGATCCGTTCTGGGCGCTGCACGCGGCGCAGGAGCTGGGCTGCGACGCGAGCTTCGAGATGTGGAACCCCGAATACGGCTGGTGGCTGGAGAAGCGGAAGAACAATCTTCCGGACAGGAAGATGGCGGGAAGCGCATCATGACCGGCATCCTCGCAGGCCTGCGTATCGTCGAGGGCTCGGCCTTCATCGCGGCCCCTTTGGGCGGCATGACATTGGCCCAGCTCGGCGCCGACGTGATCCGCTTCGACGACATCCGTGGCGGGCTCGACAGCGACCGTTGGCCGGTGACCAAGGACGGCCGGTCGCTCTATTGGGCGGGGCTGAACAAGGGCAAGCGCTCGATCGCGGTCGATCTGCGCAATCCGAAAGGTCGCGAGCTGCTGACGGCGCTGATCACGGCGCCGGGCGAAGGGGCAGGCATCTTCACCACCAACATGCCGGCGCGCGGCTGGCTATCCTACGACGAGCTCCGGAAGAAGCGGGCCGATCTAATTGCGCTCAACATCATGGGCACGCGCGATGGCGCGGCGCAGGTCGACTACACCGTGAACGCAATCACCGGCTTTCCGATGGTGACAGGGCCTGCGAACCATCGAGGCCCGGTCAATGCGGTGGCGCCGCCTTGGGATCTCGCGACCGCCTATGCCGGGGCCATGGCCTTGCTTGCCGCCGAACGGCATCGCCGGCTGACCGGGCAGGGTCAGCGCATCGTGCTGCCACTGCAGGACATGGCGCTCGCCGCGACCTCGGCGCTCGGATATCTCGGCGAGGCCGCCATCAATGACGTCGACCGCCCGCGGCTGGGCAACGAAATCTTCGGCACCTTCGGCCGCGACTTTCGCACGAAAGATGGCAAGTACGTCGTGATCTGCATCTTCTCCGACCGCCATGTCGATGCGCTGGCCAAGGCCGGCGGCTTCGCGAGGGCTTTTGCCGCGGTCGAGAAGGAGAAGGGCGTTGATCTCAAGACCGATGCCGGTCGCTGGACCGCGCGCGCCGAACTCTGCGCGATTATCGAACCGTGGGTGGCGGCACACACGGCGGGTGAAGTCGGAGCGGTGCTCAAGGAGGCTGGCGCGCTGTGGGCGCCGTACATGACCTTCCGCGAGCTGCTGCAGGACAAGGACGCCGTGCACGACAATCCGCTTTTCACCGTGATCGACCAACCGGGCATCGGCCGCTATCCGGTGGCCGCCACGCCGCTGCAGTTCGGTGCGGCGCCGCGCGATGCGCCACGGCCGGCGCCGCTGCTCGGCCAGCACACCGACGAGATCCTGTCCGGCATCCTGGGCCTTCCCGCCCACGAGATCGCCCGCCTGCACGACGAGAAGATCGTTGCCGGACCGCGATAGGATTCTCATCGCCGGCGGCGGCATCGGCGGGCTGGCGGCGGCGCTGGCGCTGGCGCAAAAGGGCGTCGCGTCGCTGGTCCTTGAGAAGGCGTCGCAACTGGGCGAGATCGGCGCCGGCATCCAGCTCGGGCCCAACGCCTTCCACTGCTTCGATCGTCTGGGCGTCGGCGGGGCGGCACGCGCCATGGCGGTCTACATCGACCAGCTCCGATTGATGGATGCGATGGCCGACGGCGAGATCATGCATATCGATCTCGGCGATGCTTTCCGCAGGCGCTTTGGAAATCCCTACGCTGTCGTGCATCGCGGTGACCTGCATGGCGTGCTGCTCGAGGGCTGCCGCGAGCATCCGCTGATCGAGCTCAGCGTCAGCAGCGAGGTCACGGGCTACGACCAGGACAGCCGGACAGTCACGGCGCGGCTCGGCAACGGCGAAACCGTGATCGGTGCGGCGCTGATCGGCGCTGATGGCCTGTGGTCGAACGTGCGGCGGCAGGTGGTGGGCGACGGCGCGCCGCGCGTCTCGGGCCATACAACCTACCGATCGGTGATCCCGACCGAGCGGATGCCGGAGGACCTGCGCTGGAATGCGGCGACGCTCTGGGCCGGCCCGAAGTGCCACATCGTCCATTATCCGCTGTCGGGCTGGAAGGTGTTCAACCTCGTCGTCACCTATCACAACGACGCGCCCGAGCCGGTGGCCGGCAAGCCGGTGCCAGTGGAGGAGGTCCGGCGCGGCTTCGCGCATGTCTGCGATCGCGCCCAGAACATCATTCGTCACGGCACCGACTGGAGGATGTGGGTGCTGTGCGATCGCGAGCCGGTCGGCAACTGGGTCGACGGCCGGGTGGCGCTGCTGGGCGACGCCGCGCATCCGATGCTGCAGTACATGGCGCAGGGCGCCTGCATGGCGATGGAGGATGCCGTGTGCCTTGCCGATTCGCTGGCCCGCGATCCGACTGATCTGCCGGCCGGCCTCGCGCTCTATCGCGACCGCCGTCTGCTGCGGACGGCACGTGTGCAGCTCACCTCGCGCGCGATCGGCGATCACGTCTATCATCCGGACGGTCCGCACGCGGCGCTGCGCAATGCGGTGATGAGCGCCAAGAGCCAGGCCGAATGGCTGAACGTCCTCGACTGGCTCTATGGCGGCAACGGCCTCGACTGATCCGCGGGACTCTCTTCGGTCAGCACCGAAATGACGGCCGGCCAGGAGCGCCTATCTCCCGGTCATGATCCAACAGACCTTCCGTATACCCGCGACAGCCGCCTGCCCGTCGCTGTTCGTCCGCCGCCAGCCCAAGCCGGGTGCGCCGGTGGTACTGTACGTCCATGGCGCGACGTTCCCGTCAGCGCTCTCGGTCGGTTTCGACTTCGGCGACGGCTCCTGGCTCGACGACTGGAATGCGCGTGGCTTCGACGCCTGGGCCTTCGACTTCGCGGGCTTCGGCGAGAGCGGCCGCTATCCCGAGATGGCCGAGCCGGCCGATCGCCATCCGCCGCTCGGCCGAACGGCGCATGCGGCGGTGCAGATCGCGTCGGTGCTGGCGTTGATCCGCCGCGAGACCGGTCGGCAGCGGGTGTCGCTGGTCGCCCATTCCTGGGGCAGCATGCCGGCGGGCCTTGCGACCACCGCCGAGCCCCATGCGGTCGATCAGCTCGTCCTGTTCGCCCCGATCGCGCGGCGGGACGGCGAGGGTGGGCCAGCGACGCTGCCCGCCTGGGGTGAGGTCGGCAACGAGGCGCAACATGCGCGTTTCGTCGAGGACGTGCCCGCCGGCCATCCGCCGGTGCTGGTCGCCTTCGACCGCTGGGCGCCGGCCTATCTCGCGAGCGATCCTGATGCTGCGACGCGCACGCCGCCTGCGGTCCGTATTCCCAACGGCCCTCGCGCCGACAATGTCGCGGCCTGGCATGGAAGATTGGCCTGGGAACTGGCGAGGCTCGCGCGACCCGTCGCCGTCGTGCGCGGCGCCTGGGATTCGCTTTGTCGCGATCACGATGCAGCGATGATCCTCGATGCCGCGACAGCCGCGCCCTTCCGTCGCGACATCAAGCTGGAGGCGGGAACGCATCTGATGCATCTCGAAACCGGTCGTCGCGCACTTTATGAAGCGGTGGGCCGCAGCCTGGAGGGAGAAGCACCATGATCGCCGTGATTTTCGAGGTCTGGCCGGCCGACGGCCGCAAGCAGGCCTATCTCGACATTGCCGCCGCGCTCAGGCCGGAGTTGGAGAAGATCGACGGCTTCCTGAGCATCGAACGTTTCCAGAGCCTCACGGAGGAAGGGAAGATCCTCTCGCTCTCCTTCTGGCGCGACGAGGAGGCGGTGAAGGCCTGGCGTACGCTCGAGGCCCACCGCCAGGCGCAACGGGCCGGCCGCAACGGCGTCTTCCGTGACTACCGCCTGCGTGTGGCGCATGTCGCCCGGGACTACGGCATGAACGAACGCGCCGGGGCGCCAGCCGATTCGCGCGAGAAGCACGGATAGGGCGGCGCTAGCCCGGATTTCTCAAACCATCATCTCTGACGTCATGATCGGCGGGCAGTCGAAGATGGTGGCCCGCGTGGATGCGGCGAAGAGGGAGCGGGCGTGAACGCGGGCGAGCGGCAACACGCCGCGGGCTGCGACGCTATCTGGGCGAATGTGGCCTATGCGCTGTCTGGGTCGTCAGCGGGCGGCGGCAGCGAGTGAGATCCAGGCCTGCTTGAAGGAGCGCTGGTTGGGCCAGGCCGAGGCCATGGCGAGCCTGATGCGTCGCACGCTGATGGTGATCAGCGCCCCGATCTTGAGCAGCGCCAGGCGGATCGAGCCGCAGCTCGCCTGGGCGAAGCGGGTGTGCCTGAGCCCGATGCGGCGCAAGGCGCAGAGCAGCACATAAGCCATCGAGGCAAACCACAGGCGCAGCTGGTTGGCGCACATGGTGGCGGCCGAGGTACGGTCGGCGAACAGCTCGCCCTGGCACTCCTTGAGGCGGTTCTCCATGTCGCCGCGCGCGCAGTACAGCTTCTCGTAGATCGCCCGGGCCTTGCCGCCCTTCAGCGAGGTCACCACGAAGCGCGGGTTGGCCTCGCCGTGCGTCCATTCCGCCTTGGCGATGACCCGTCGCCTGCTGCTCCAGCTGTCGCGCGTCGACCACAGGAAGTCCTTGAAGCGGCGGGCCGGCCGACCGGTCCGCCGGCTTTCGGCCTGGGCGGCCGCCAACTCGGCCTCGATCTCGCCCGCCAGCCGAACGTTGCGCGCCAGGCCGAAGAGGTAGTCCACCCCGTTGGCCTCGCACCAGGCCATCAGCGACTCGCGAGCGAAGCCCGAATCGGCCCGCAGCAGGATTTGCACCCGTGGCCAGTGTCGGCGGAGCTGCGCCACGATCCGCGCCACCTCCTCCGCCGCCCCCGCCGAGGCATCGATGTTGGAGCGTCGCAGCTTGGCCGCCAGCAGATGACGGCCGCAGAAGATGTAGAGCGGCAGGTAGCAATAGCCGTCGTAGTAGCCGTGGAAAAACCGCCCCTCCTGCTCACCGTGCAGCGGATCGTCGGTGGCGTCCAGGTCGAGCACGATCTGCGACGGCGCCCGCTTGTGCGCCTCCACAAACACCGCCACGAACAGCCGCTCGATCGCCGCCGGGTCGTGGTCGATCTTGTGGTACAGCGAGCGCCCAGGCCCGCTCAGTTCCAGCCGGTTCAGCGTGCTCTTGCCGGCCACCGGCGCGCAGTCCCGGCGGCGCGCCGTGAGCTTGCCCGCCAGCACCGCAAACAGCCGATCGTGGCGCAGATGGTCGTGGTCGTTGAGGTCCTCGTAGCCCAGCGCCAGCCCGTACACCCGCTGCCCCACCAGCGTCCGCACCGCGTGCTCGACCAGCGACGGGTCTCGAAAGTCCCTAAAGCAGCCGGCTAACCGATCGATCAGTCCGAGCGCCCGATCCGTCGCTCCCAGCAACAGCCCGCCGGCGTCCGGTGTGATCGACCCGCCGTCGAACGACGCAACCACCGCCCGCCTTTCAACAGGTGCAAATCCAAACAAATCCGCAATACACTCTGTCGGCATCGGAGCGGCTTCCTTTCTCGGATAAAGTCGTTGTCGCAAAACAACTTTCTCAGAGTCAGCCCTCCGATGCACCTCTCTCCTTTGAGATATCCGGGCTAGCCGACCCAGGCCGTCGCGACCGCACGATAGGCCGGCTTTTCGGCCTGTTGCTCGACCGGATAGGCGGCATCCTTTGGCCACCACCAGCCTCGGGGATCCCAAACGGGGTACCTGGTTTCGGCGCGGTAGTTCTGCGAAGGCCGCGCCCAGTTGCGGTCGGGGCCGAAACGCAGCAGGCCG is a genomic window containing:
- a CDS encoding amidohydrolase family protein: MIDGSGAPRRIADVAVQGGRVAAVGPKLGAGKREIDAGGLIVAPGFVDIHTHYDGQATWDPFVTPSSWHGVTTTVFGNCGVGFAPVRRGKSAYLINLMEGVEDIPGTVLSEGVKFDWESFPQYLDALEAMPRAVDVAAQLPHGALRFYVMGERGADHAEAPGEREREEMTRLTAEALQAGALGVTTSRTTKHKARDGRFTPSLSAREAELLALAEGMKRAGRGVLQVNSDFGPGEFEALSAAAALAGRPLSVLLVQVDAQPKLWRETLDQVHSVRRAGRAANAQVGSRPIGVIMGLETTVNPFVAHPVWRELRDFAPTERYARLAGDAALRTRLLEPRSGGAGPAFMGESFHKMFPVGDRPDYEPEARNSVAAVAQRTGRTPQAVALDVLMAQEGKGLLMLPFENYAYGSLDVVHEMITDSATVLGVADGGAHVGVICDASSPTSLLTLWGRDRKRGPTLPLEFLVAKQTRGTAEAYGLHDRGLLAPGCKADINVIDFDALQLERPEVVYDLPAGGRRLIQCASGYRHTFVAGVETVHDDELTGERPGRLVRAR
- a CDS encoding NADH:flavin oxidoreductase/NADH oxidase — protein: MQRPLLFTPLKLRSVTAPNRAVVSPMVQYRAVNGQVNDYHLVHLGKFALGGFGIVFTENCAVEPRGRVTQGDLGMWDDSQIESHRRLTRFLKQEGALAATQITHSGRKGSTPRSFDRPGQLGPEGAGWQRWQVVGPSELPAGEGYPTPKQLSEAEIDDIVRKFGEAARRADVAGYDVIEVHGAHGYLLAQFLSPVSNKRNDQYGGDRAGRMRFPLAVARAVRANWPEHKPMFIRVSAVDGAGGWDVEDSVAYARELKALGVDVVDTSSGGLTGLSTALPVKRTPGFQVPFAAAIKRGAGISTMAVGLILDGPQAEAILQAGDADLIAIGRQALYDPFWALHAAQELGCDASFEMWNPEYGWWLEKRKNNLPDRKMAGSAS
- a CDS encoding CoA transferase; the protein is MTGILAGLRIVEGSAFIAAPLGGMTLAQLGADVIRFDDIRGGLDSDRWPVTKDGRSLYWAGLNKGKRSIAVDLRNPKGRELLTALITAPGEGAGIFTTNMPARGWLSYDELRKKRADLIALNIMGTRDGAAQVDYTVNAITGFPMVTGPANHRGPVNAVAPPWDLATAYAGAMALLAAERHRRLTGQGQRIVLPLQDMALAATSALGYLGEAAINDVDRPRLGNEIFGTFGRDFRTKDGKYVVICIFSDRHVDALAKAGGFARAFAAVEKEKGVDLKTDAGRWTARAELCAIIEPWVAAHTAGEVGAVLKEAGALWAPYMTFRELLQDKDAVHDNPLFTVIDQPGIGRYPVAATPLQFGAAPRDAPRPAPLLGQHTDEILSGILGLPAHEIARLHDEKIVAGPR
- a CDS encoding 3-hydroxybenzoate 6-monooxygenase, which translates into the protein MPDRDRILIAGGGIGGLAAALALAQKGVASLVLEKASQLGEIGAGIQLGPNAFHCFDRLGVGGAARAMAVYIDQLRLMDAMADGEIMHIDLGDAFRRRFGNPYAVVHRGDLHGVLLEGCREHPLIELSVSSEVTGYDQDSRTVTARLGNGETVIGAALIGADGLWSNVRRQVVGDGAPRVSGHTTYRSVIPTERMPEDLRWNAATLWAGPKCHIVHYPLSGWKVFNLVVTYHNDAPEPVAGKPVPVEEVRRGFAHVCDRAQNIIRHGTDWRMWVLCDREPVGNWVDGRVALLGDAAHPMLQYMAQGACMAMEDAVCLADSLARDPTDLPAGLALYRDRRLLRTARVQLTSRAIGDHVYHPDGPHAALRNAVMSAKSQAEWLNVLDWLYGGNGLD
- a CDS encoding alpha/beta hydrolase, giving the protein MIQQTFRIPATAACPSLFVRRQPKPGAPVVLYVHGATFPSALSVGFDFGDGSWLDDWNARGFDAWAFDFAGFGESGRYPEMAEPADRHPPLGRTAHAAVQIASVLALIRRETGRQRVSLVAHSWGSMPAGLATTAEPHAVDQLVLFAPIARRDGEGGPATLPAWGEVGNEAQHARFVEDVPAGHPPVLVAFDRWAPAYLASDPDAATRTPPAVRIPNGPRADNVAAWHGRLAWELARLARPVAVVRGAWDSLCRDHDAAMILDAATAAPFRRDIKLEAGTHLMHLETGRRALYEAVGRSLEGEAP
- a CDS encoding antibiotic biosynthesis monooxygenase; the encoded protein is MIAVIFEVWPADGRKQAYLDIAAALRPELEKIDGFLSIERFQSLTEEGKILSLSFWRDEEAVKAWRTLEAHRQAQRAGRNGVFRDYRLRVAHVARDYGMNERAGAPADSREKHG
- a CDS encoding IS1380 family transposase yields the protein MPTECIADLFGFAPVERRAVVASFDGGSITPDAGGLLLGATDRALGLIDRLAGCFRDFRDPSLVEHAVRTLVGQRVYGLALGYEDLNDHDHLRHDRLFAVLAGKLTARRRDCAPVAGKSTLNRLELSGPGRSLYHKIDHDPAAIERLFVAVFVEAHKRAPSQIVLDLDATDDPLHGEQEGRFFHGYYDGYCYLPLYIFCGRHLLAAKLRRSNIDASAGAAEEVARIVAQLRRHWPRVQILLRADSGFARESLMAWCEANGVDYLFGLARNVRLAGEIEAELAAAQAESRRTGRPARRFKDFLWSTRDSWSSRRRVIAKAEWTHGEANPRFVVTSLKGGKARAIYEKLYCARGDMENRLKECQGELFADRTSAATMCANQLRLWFASMAYVLLCALRRIGLRHTRFAQASCGSIRLALLKIGALITISVRRIRLAMASAWPNQRSFKQAWISLAAAAR